Sequence from the Papaver somniferum cultivar HN1 unplaced genomic scaffold, ASM357369v1 unplaced-scaffold_150, whole genome shotgun sequence genome:
CTTCACTAAATTCTTGTGGTAATAATGTTCACATCctcgtgttttttttctttcacaagAAAAAGGCATAATGTATGAAGATCATCACTCATCAAAGAGATAGAAtcaagagaaaaacaaaaatagttagTTGGTCTAGTAATGACATTTTAATTACAGATTAAAATGCTAAAGGAAtaaccaaggtagtcaatatcggttgtacaagcCGATATTAAAGGTTTTTATAGGATATTGGAAAAAAACCTTTACGGTACTGAAAATATCAGCGATACGAAGGAGAAACGATAAAAACGCGTGTATCGTCCTGTACGGAACGATATATCggtttcacttgtacactgataATATAGGTTTAACTTGTACACTGATATATCACTAATGCATTTTGTCTTTTGCTTATGATTTCTTAAACTTTTAGTTCAAGAAAGTAACTCCACTAATTTTGCTAGCTTCATATATGATTATGGTGGATGTAATTACCGTAAATGTGATGTCGATGGGCTAACAAACATTCAATGCTCGGTTTCGTTGTTGATAGTATAAGGCTCTAATCAACCACCTCTAATTTTGTAaggttgaagtatgtttactacaaTTATTATTTTCCATCATGGTTATAtcgatatatatttttatttgataaataataaatattaaaaaaatcctAATGATGTATCGCCTATAAAATCAGATATTATCATTTGTACAGGTGTACAAGACCCGACCTATACGATACCGATACATGATATTAACTATCTTGGGAATAACCCTCAAACTACTTTGTGTGTCCATACATATACATTATATACACTTGACAAAGATAATAAACTGCTCCAAGTTCTTCTTCGTGTTTAGAATGTCCATTCTCGGAAAAACAGTATAACGTGGAGTAAAAGCCTCGTGAAAATATTCACTCACACCTTAAGTGTTTAGAAATAAACCTACCACCGATATTTATACGTATTAATTACTATGCATCGAATTTATAACTCAGATCCAATTTTATACTAGTATGGCATGTTTATATCGTAGGAAGAGAATCTCATTCTCACGAGTCTTATTCCTTTAATAAATTTTAAAGAAGTACCATGAGATCTAATAGTGTAATAGTGTGAGTACCACTTTTGCATTCAATACTTATGATCATTATTGCTTGATATTGTTTATTAATTAGTCCTATTACCTACGATTATTAATTGATACTATCATTTATTAATTACGCACATATTAAGAATCTCATATTTTTGAATCAAGCTCAAACTCCATTTTCTCCAGATTTAATTCCTTAGCCCATTGAATATTCATGTTTCACTAAATTCTTCTGGTAATAATGTTCACATCCTGCTGTGTTTTTTTTTCAACAAGAAAAGGGCATAATGTATTAAGATCATCACTCATCAAAGAGAtggaatcaagaaagagataaaaaTAGTTAGTTGTGTCCAATAAAAACATTACAATTATGGATTAAGTGCTAAAGGAATAACCCTCAAACTACTTTGTGTGTATAGACTTATACATTGTCCACTTGACCGAGATAATAAGCtgctccaagttcatcttcgtgTTTAGAATGTCCATTCTCAGAAAAGTGATTTTACGTGGGGTAATATAAATCCAAGCCTCGTGAAAATATTCACTCATATCTGAGATGCTTAGGAATACACCTACTACTGACATTTATACGTATTAATTACTATGCATCGAATGTATAATTTAGGAATATTCTATACTAATATGGCACGTTTAGATCGTAGGAAGAGAATCTCATTTTCACGAATCTTATACCTCTAACAAATTTTAAAGAAGTACATGAGATCTAATTGTGTGAGTACCACTTTTGCATTCGGTACTTATGATCATTATTGATTCCTAATAGAACTGTAAACTGCCAAAATACTCCAATCAAATAGCCAGTTTCCATCACCCACGTTATATTCGAGTAGATCAATAAATCACTAAAATATATGTTCACCTCTATCAAAATCTTTGGAAATGATATACACCCCCACAGATGTCACCACAGACCCACCACCACCAAAAACTAATAAAACGAATCTTTCAAACTTTCTCGGAGACATCAAGCAGagaattccaccaccaccaccaccaccaccaccacaatgaCTCCGATTGAAAACGGTGGCGGAAAAtccaaaaccaccaccaccactccaaACTCCAACCACCAAAGAACCAGCAAGCGAGGACCAATACCAGGACCTCAATATCATCATAAACATCTACAGCCATTGATCCCATTGGTAATCTCATCAACATCAGTAGTCAATTCATTTGTATCTCAAAacgatcttcatcttcatccttctCAAACCCTAACCCTAGAAGCTAAACTATCTTCAATTACTCTTTCAATCAATCGGCTCAATTCTGTTATccagaaacaacaacaagaaaaccctagttctattcctaaaaccctaaaatcacacaAATCCAAATCTAAAACCGTAAAATCCCCAATTTCTCCTCCGGTGGTTGATGAATTCAAATCACCGCCTCCTGCATCTCCATCTCCGTCGCCCGAGGTAGCGAACAACGATGTGTTTCAATCGGATTGTTGGTTTCAGAGGTTTTTGTCTGCGGAGTCGGATCAATCTGATTCGAGATGGATTGAAGCTTTTCGAATGACGAAAACTTCGTTTATTCTATTGCTGCAGACTTTAGCTCCGTCGTTGCAGAATTATTCGAATACGAAGATTCCACCTGATTATATGCTTGCTTCTGCGCTGTTTCGATTAGCTCATGGTTCGTCTTTTAAATCTGTTGGCATAAGATTTGGGATTGATTCTGCGGTGGCGTGTCGGAGTTTTTATGAGGTAATTCGAGCTGTTAATGATCGATTAGGACATTTTTTTGAGTTCTCTCCGAATGATTTGAGTAGGATTATTGTAGGGTTTGGTTGGATTTCATTGCCGAATTGTTGCGGTGTTTTGGGGTTTAGTAGATTTGGCTTTGAATCAGCTGGGGGTTTGGGCGGCGATGAGGCGATTTTAGTACAGTGTCTGGTTGATTCAGAAGGTAGATTTTTAGATGTTTCATCTGGTTGGCCTAATAATATGAATCCATCTGCGATTTTAAATCATTCGAAATTGTATACTAGGGTAGAAGAATCTAAGGATTTTTTGAATGGTCCTTCATTTGAATTTCATGATGGTAATTCGATACCGCAGTATATATTAGGTGATTCTTGTTGCCCGTTATTGCCATGGCTTTTAACACCTTATCTGAAGGATGGTGATGGTGTTGATAGTGAGAATAATTCTCCGTCTTTAGTTCAAGTGTATAATTCTGTTCATAATCGAGGAATGAAATTAGTCGACACAGCATTTAGAAGCGTTCGAGCTAGATGGAGACTTCTTTTGACCAAGTGGAAAGAGGAATCGATTGAGCCGTATCCATATGTTATTGTTGCTGCTTGTTTGCTGCATAATTTTCTCTTGAATTGTAGCGAACCATTGCCAAATGAATTCATGGGTGAGTATGATATGGAGCCAGAGGAGTTCCCTGTTTTTGGAGGGAAGGGCGATGAGAATGCACAGAGGGTCAGATATACACTTGCTTTGCAATTGGCAATGGCTAGTCAGAGCTTCTGAAACTATGAACGCTAATTGTGAATAACCGGTTACGGTACttgccttttctttttctttctttttttggctTTTTGAAGTTGGTATAGGTAATGTAGGTTTGTATATGCAATGCTTAGTTGATAGGTTCCTGACTTGTTCTTTTATTCAAAATTAAATTTGTCAGCATCTGCCTTTCTCTCGTTTCTTCGCTTGCATTTGTTGCCATTACAATAAACTGCTTACTTGAGTACCAGATACTAGAGTGACAGAGAGACAAGAACAAGTTTCGAAAAAATTACAATAATTGGAAACGGAGATGTAACCATTTCACATCCATAAATTGCAAATTAA
This genomic interval carries:
- the LOC113335919 gene encoding protein ALP1-like, with the protein product MTPIENGGGKSKTTTTTPNSNHQRTSKRGPIPGPQYHHKHLQPLIPLVISSTSVVNSFVSQNDLHLHPSQTLTLEAKLSSITLSINRLNSVIQKQQQENPSSIPKTLKSHKSKSKTVKSPISPPVVDEFKSPPPASPSPSPEVANNDVFQSDCWFQRFLSAESDQSDSRWIEAFRMTKTSFILLLQTLAPSLQNYSNTKIPPDYMLASALFRLAHGSSFKSVGIRFGIDSAVACRSFYEVIRAVNDRLGHFFEFSPNDLSRIIVGFGWISLPNCCGVLGFSRFGFESAGGLGGDEAILVQCLVDSEGRFLDVSSGWPNNMNPSAILNHSKLYTRVEESKDFLNGPSFEFHDGNSIPQYILGDSCCPLLPWLLTPYLKDGDGVDSENNSPSLVQVYNSVHNRGMKLVDTAFRSVRARWRLLLTKWKEESIEPYPYVIVAACLLHNFLLNCSEPLPNEFMGEYDMEPEEFPVFGGKGDENAQRVRYTLALQLAMASQSF